A genomic segment from Gadus morhua chromosome 4, gadMor3.0, whole genome shotgun sequence encodes:
- the nkx6.1 gene encoding homeobox protein Nkx-6.1 isoform X2: MLAVGQMDGSRQGAFLLNTPPLAALHSMTEMKTPLYPAYPLSSTASPTATSPNPGGVAVSSPGIKTSGIGSPQQCGGAAATPHGINDILSRPSMGLAAAGVVAAAASSSAGILSGLPRFSSLSPPPPPHGLYFSPGAVAVSRYPKPLADLPGRTPIFWPGVMQSPHWRDARFACSPHQNSVLLDKDGKRKHTRPTFSGQQIFALEKTFEQTKYLAGPERARLAYSLGMTESQVKVWFQNRRTKWRKRHAAEMATAKKKQDSETERLKGASENEDDDDDYNKPLDPNSDDEKITQLLKKHKPSSSLLIHTSENDSS; the protein is encoded by the exons ATGTTAGCCGTGGGCCAGATGGACGGGTCTCGCCAGGGCGCTTTCCTCCTCAACACTCCTCCGCTGGCCGCCCTGCACAGCATGACCGAGATGAAGACCCCTCTGTACCCGGCCTACCCGCTGTCCTCCACCGCCTCGCCTACCGCCACCTCCCCGAACCCCGGAGGCGTCGCCGTGTCCTCGCCTGGCATCAAAACGTCCGGCATTGGATCCCCGCAGCAGTGCGGGGGCGCCGCCGCCACCCCTCACGGAATAAACGACATCCTCAGCCGCCCCTCGATGGGGCTGGCCGCGGCAGGGGTGGTTGCGGCCGCCGCGTCATCGTCGGCCGGGATTTTGTCGGGACTGCCACGTTTTAGCAGCTTGAGTCCCCCCCCGCCTCCGCACGGACTCTACTTCAGCCCCGGCGCGGTGGCGGTGTCCCGGTACCCCAAGCCCCTGGCAGACCTCCCGGGCCGGACCCCCATCTTCTGGCCGGGCGTCATGCAGAGCCCACACTGGAGGGACGCCCGCTTCGCGTGTTCACCTC ATCAAAACTCTGTGTTGTTGGATAAAGATGGAAAAAGGAAACACACCCGGCCCACGTTCTCTGGACAGCAAATATTTGCCCTGGAAAAGACTTTTGAACAAACGAAATATCTGGCTGGACCGGAACGAGCCCGCCTGGCCTACTCTCTGGGGATGACCGAGAGCCAAGTGAAG GTGTGGTTCCAGAACAGGAGGACCAAGTGGAGGAAGCGGCACGCGGCGGAGATGGCCACGGCCAAGAAGAAGCAGGACTCGGAGACCGAGAGGCTGAAGGGCGCCTCGGAAaacgaggacgacgacgacgactatAACAAACCACTGGACCCTAACTCCGACGACGAGAAGATCACACAGCTGCTGAAAAAGCATAAACCAAGCTCGTCCCTCCTTATCCACACTTCAGAGAATGACAGTTCCTAG
- the nkx6.1 gene encoding homeobox protein Nkx-6.1 isoform X1: MLAVGQMDGSRQGAFLLNTPPLAALHSMTEMKTPLYPAYPLSSTASPTATSPNPGGVAVSSPGIKTSGIGSPQQCGGAAATPHGINDILSRPSMGLAAAGVVAAAASSSAGILSGLPRFSSLSPPPPPHGLYFSPGAVAVSRYPKPLADLPGRTPIFWPGVMQSPHWRDARFACSPLFFSDQNSVLLDKDGKRKHTRPTFSGQQIFALEKTFEQTKYLAGPERARLAYSLGMTESQVKVWFQNRRTKWRKRHAAEMATAKKKQDSETERLKGASENEDDDDDYNKPLDPNSDDEKITQLLKKHKPSSSLLIHTSENDSS, from the exons ATGTTAGCCGTGGGCCAGATGGACGGGTCTCGCCAGGGCGCTTTCCTCCTCAACACTCCTCCGCTGGCCGCCCTGCACAGCATGACCGAGATGAAGACCCCTCTGTACCCGGCCTACCCGCTGTCCTCCACCGCCTCGCCTACCGCCACCTCCCCGAACCCCGGAGGCGTCGCCGTGTCCTCGCCTGGCATCAAAACGTCCGGCATTGGATCCCCGCAGCAGTGCGGGGGCGCCGCCGCCACCCCTCACGGAATAAACGACATCCTCAGCCGCCCCTCGATGGGGCTGGCCGCGGCAGGGGTGGTTGCGGCCGCCGCGTCATCGTCGGCCGGGATTTTGTCGGGACTGCCACGTTTTAGCAGCTTGAGTCCCCCCCCGCCTCCGCACGGACTCTACTTCAGCCCCGGCGCGGTGGCGGTGTCCCGGTACCCCAAGCCCCTGGCAGACCTCCCGGGCCGGACCCCCATCTTCTGGCCGGGCGTCATGCAGAGCCCACACTGGAGGGACGCCCGCTTCGCGTGTTCACCTC TGTTCTTTTCAGATCAAAACTCTGTGTTGTTGGATAAAGATGGAAAAAGGAAACACACCCGGCCCACGTTCTCTGGACAGCAAATATTTGCCCTGGAAAAGACTTTTGAACAAACGAAATATCTGGCTGGACCGGAACGAGCCCGCCTGGCCTACTCTCTGGGGATGACCGAGAGCCAAGTGAAG GTGTGGTTCCAGAACAGGAGGACCAAGTGGAGGAAGCGGCACGCGGCGGAGATGGCCACGGCCAAGAAGAAGCAGGACTCGGAGACCGAGAGGCTGAAGGGCGCCTCGGAAaacgaggacgacgacgacgactatAACAAACCACTGGACCCTAACTCCGACGACGAGAAGATCACACAGCTGCTGAAAAAGCATAAACCAAGCTCGTCCCTCCTTATCCACACTTCAGAGAATGACAGTTCCTAG